One Lucilia cuprina isolate Lc7/37 chromosome 4, ASM2204524v1, whole genome shotgun sequence DNA segment encodes these proteins:
- the LOC111684428 gene encoding protein D2-like, protein MDTSEIIPDMIDSKPKATVEVTFTGGLKVNMGNELQPKQVKDQPQLKWNAEQGSLYTLLMTDLDPPSRKEPTLREVLHWLVVNIPGNRISEGQVLAEYMSSGPEEGTDLHRYVFLIFKQVGKITTDIFIPKGSFEGRFNVKTRDIIAKYNLGNPIAGNYYLCQYDDYVPILQTTYKK, encoded by the exons ATGGATACCAGTGAAATTATACCCGATATGATAGACTCTAAACCAAAAGCTACTGTTGAGGTAACTTTCACAGGTGGCCTCAAAGTTAATATGGGCAATGAATTGCAACCGAAACAAGTTAAAGATCAGCCACAACTAAAATGGAACGCTGAGCAGGGATCACTATACACACTTCTAATGACAGATCTAGATCCTCCTTCACGTAAGGAACCGACATTAAGAGAAGTTTTACATTGGTTAGTTGTTAATATACCTGGCAATCGCATTAGCGAGGGGCAAGTGTTGGCCGAATACATGAGTTCAGGACCCGAAGAAGGTACCGATTTACATCGTTatgtatttcttatttttaaacaagtggGAAAAATTACAACCGATATATTTATACCAAAAGG ATCTTTCGAGGGTCGTTTTAATGTCAAGACCCGTGATATTATTGCCAAGTATAATTTAGGCAATCCTATTGCTGGTAATTATTATCTTTGTCAATATGATGATTATGTTCCAATATTGCAAActacttataaaaaataa
- the LOC111684426 gene encoding protein D2-like: MDADGIIPDIIDNKPEAAVHVTYSDGVKVSLGKELQPKQVKDQPEVTWDAEEGSLYTLLMVDPDAPSRAEPKYREALHWLVINIPGNKVSEGQVVAEYIGSGPPEGTGLHRYVFLVFKQAGKISTDKLIPKTSLEGRLNVKTRDYIAKYNLGNPVAGNYYQAQYDDYVPILKAQFKQ; the protein is encoded by the exons ATGGATGCCGATGGTATTATTCCCGATATTATAGACAATAAACCAGAAGCCGCAGTTCATGTGACTTATAGTGATGGTGTTAAAGTTAGTTTGGGCAAAGAATTGCAACCTAAACAGGTTAAAGATCAACCAGAAGTAACATGGGACGCTGAGGAAGGCTCACTCTATACTTTATTAATGGTAGATCCTGATGCTCCTTCCAGGGCGGAACCTAAGTATAGAGAAGCCTTACATTGGTTAGTTATTAATATACCCGGCAACAAAGTAAGTGAAGGTCAAGTGGTGGCTGAATACATTGGTTCTGGACCACCAGAAGGCACTGGCCTCCATCGTTACGTCtttcttgtttttaaacaaGCGGGAAAAATTTCCACCGACAAACTTATTCCTAAAAC ATCCCTTGAGGGTCGTTTGAATGTTAAAACCCGTGATTATATTGCCAAATATAATTTGGGTAATCCTGTTGCTGGTAATTATTATCAGGCCCAATATGATGATTATGTACCAATTTTGAAGGCACAATTCAAACAATAa